From Saccopteryx leptura isolate mSacLep1 chromosome 3, mSacLep1_pri_phased_curated, whole genome shotgun sequence, one genomic window encodes:
- the WDR54 gene encoding WD repeat-containing protein 54 isoform X2, which produces MFRRERSIPLRGSAAALCNNLSVLQLPFCDLTRFGVVHGPSAQLLSVTPGCVLLDQRQLLAKEGAGVSPPLITQIHWCVLPFRVLLVLTSHRGIQMYESNGSIMVYWHALDYEDASPVQAVFARGIASSGHFICVGTWSGRVLVFDIPDKGSNIVLSEELVGHPTSVTDIASEPAQKQDCMAHMVTADDSGLLCVWWAGPEFKLLTRIPGFGAPCTSVQLWQGIIAAGYGNGQVRLYEASTGTLHVQINAHARAICALDLAPEVGKLLSAAEDTFVHIWKLSRSPGSGCIEVEHCHGECVPDTQVCGARFFDPSGSSFAVTGYDLDEILRFSSV; this is translated from the exons ATGTTCCGCCGGGAGCGTTCCATCCCTCTTCGAGGTTCGGCTGCCGCCCTGTGCAACAACCTCAGTGTGCTGCAGCTGCCGTTCTGCGACCTCACACGTTTTGGAGTAGTCCATGGACCCAGCGCCCAGCTTCTCAGCGTTACTCCGGGGTGTGTGCTCTTGGACCAGCGCCAGCTCCTCGCTAAGGAGGGAGCTGGAGTGAGCCCCCCACTTATCACCCAG ATCCACTGGTGTGTCCTCCCCTTCCGAGTACTGCTGGTACTCACCTCACATCGAGGAATACAG ATGTATGAGTCTAATGGCTCCATCATGGTATACTGGCATGCGCTGGACTATGAAGATGCCTCTCCAG TACAGGCTGTGTTTGCCCGAGGAATTGCTTCCAGTGGTCACTTCATCTGTGTGG GAACGTGGTCAGGCCGGGTACTGGTATTTGACATCCCAGACAAGGGTTCCAACATTGTATTGAGTGAAGAGCTGGTTGGCCACCCAACATCAGTCACAGACATTGCCAGTGAGCCTGCCCAGAAACAA GACTGCATGGCTCACATGGTGACGGCAGATGACTCAGGCTTGCTATGTGTCTGGTGGGCAGGTCCTGAATTCAAATTATTGACCCGAATTCCAGGATTTGG GGCCCCATGCACTTCCGTGCAGCTGTGGCAGGGGATCATAGCAGCAGGCTATGGGAACGGGCAAGTGCGTCTGTATGAGGCCAGTACTGGAACTCTACATGTCCAGATCAACGCCCATGCCCGGGCCATCTGTGCCCTGGACCTGGCTCCGGAAGTGGGCAAG CTACTGTCTGCAGCTGAGGACACCTTTGTACACATCTGGAAGCTGAGCAGAAGCCCAGGGAGTGGCTGCATTGAG gtgGAGCACTGTCATGGCGAGTGCGTGCCAGACACTCAGGTGTGTGGTGCCCGATTCTTTGATCCCTCTGGCAGCTCTTTTGCTGTGACTGGCTACGACCTTGATGAAATCCTGAGATTCAGCAGTGTATGA
- the WDR54 gene encoding WD repeat-containing protein 54 isoform X1, with protein sequence MCVVSMVAADLEGPKDPGIWLLRMFRRERSIPLRGSAAALCNNLSVLQLPFCDLTRFGVVHGPSAQLLSVTPGCVLLDQRQLLAKEGAGVSPPLITQIHWCVLPFRVLLVLTSHRGIQMYESNGSIMVYWHALDYEDASPVQAVFARGIASSGHFICVGTWSGRVLVFDIPDKGSNIVLSEELVGHPTSVTDIASEPAQKQDCMAHMVTADDSGLLCVWWAGPEFKLLTRIPGFGAPCTSVQLWQGIIAAGYGNGQVRLYEASTGTLHVQINAHARAICALDLAPEVGKLLSAAEDTFVHIWKLSRSPGSGCIEVEHCHGECVPDTQVCGARFFDPSGSSFAVTGYDLDEILRFSSV encoded by the exons ATGTGCGTCGTCTCTATGGTAGCGGCGGATTTGGAGGGACCGAAAGACCCAGGAATCTGGCTGCTGAG GATGTTCCGCCGGGAGCGTTCCATCCCTCTTCGAGGTTCGGCTGCCGCCCTGTGCAACAACCTCAGTGTGCTGCAGCTGCCGTTCTGCGACCTCACACGTTTTGGAGTAGTCCATGGACCCAGCGCCCAGCTTCTCAGCGTTACTCCGGGGTGTGTGCTCTTGGACCAGCGCCAGCTCCTCGCTAAGGAGGGAGCTGGAGTGAGCCCCCCACTTATCACCCAG ATCCACTGGTGTGTCCTCCCCTTCCGAGTACTGCTGGTACTCACCTCACATCGAGGAATACAG ATGTATGAGTCTAATGGCTCCATCATGGTATACTGGCATGCGCTGGACTATGAAGATGCCTCTCCAG TACAGGCTGTGTTTGCCCGAGGAATTGCTTCCAGTGGTCACTTCATCTGTGTGG GAACGTGGTCAGGCCGGGTACTGGTATTTGACATCCCAGACAAGGGTTCCAACATTGTATTGAGTGAAGAGCTGGTTGGCCACCCAACATCAGTCACAGACATTGCCAGTGAGCCTGCCCAGAAACAA GACTGCATGGCTCACATGGTGACGGCAGATGACTCAGGCTTGCTATGTGTCTGGTGGGCAGGTCCTGAATTCAAATTATTGACCCGAATTCCAGGATTTGG GGCCCCATGCACTTCCGTGCAGCTGTGGCAGGGGATCATAGCAGCAGGCTATGGGAACGGGCAAGTGCGTCTGTATGAGGCCAGTACTGGAACTCTACATGTCCAGATCAACGCCCATGCCCGGGCCATCTGTGCCCTGGACCTGGCTCCGGAAGTGGGCAAG CTACTGTCTGCAGCTGAGGACACCTTTGTACACATCTGGAAGCTGAGCAGAAGCCCAGGGAGTGGCTGCATTGAG gtgGAGCACTGTCATGGCGAGTGCGTGCCAGACACTCAGGTGTGTGGTGCCCGATTCTTTGATCCCTCTGGCAGCTCTTTTGCTGTGACTGGCTACGACCTTGATGAAATCCTGAGATTCAGCAGTGTATGA